tattatatttatatcatgttATATATGACAAATACACATTAATTACATGATCAAGATCCTTGAATTATAAAGTATGAAGTGAGAAaggcttaattttcaaaatcatcCTATGCTATGCTCATCATGCTCTTAGCTGATTCATCAGTAATTATAATGTCATCAGTATCATCTTCATCTTTCGACTGAAGGTTGTATTCAACTATTCATCAAGTTCTAAGTGGAATCGTCTATAAGAAATAATGATATTTACACCATGCAATTAGCCCCTGAACCTGAAAGAAAATGGTCTAAATCAGTCAATAACATTTTATATAGATTACATATCTGCATTCAGATATAAGTTTAAATTACTTGAAACAAGAACAGTAACATATTTTGCCGACTtatcttgaaaaaaaataaataggaggGAAGCCTTTTGATACTCTCCAATGTTGGAGAAAAAAAGGTTGCTTCAGAAGCAACCTTTTAACATATCCTTGAAAGCTACAGTATGGATTACTTCTTATCTGTGTTGAATTCGTAATTACATTCTGCTGGAGGTGCTTTCAGGTACCAAGTTAGTCCCATGATGTTACATCAGCACATAATAACACTAAAGCATTCAAACATGAAGGATTTTGTATAATTGAAGGGTGTATGTCACGAAGTCAATAATTGGAAGCTGGAACTTATGTAGAAATCAGCATTAAAGTTTTAGTAACGATAGTAGACATGCTTATTGACCCCAGTCACCCAAAACAAGATACAAGATGAAGCAGTTACTTTTCAGAGACATTAGCCTTTAAGCACCAGTGCACCACTATCACCATATATATGTTATCTAGAATAATTTATATCAGTAGGACCCAAGTTTACTAGAAGTGCTTACGGACAACGGAGACCCAACCCGAATCTTATATATTGGCCATTTGGCTAaccttatttttcagaaataagggcTTATTTTTGGAGAAAAGTACATAGAACTCTACTTTTTTTCTGGAATAAGCCCttatttttttcctaaataacGAATATACCCTTaacatttatatctaaaaattttaaaaatttttgcatttttttaataaaaaaataagctcttaaattttgaaaaaaaagctTGCTAAAACAGGCTCATAAATGCttgataattaattaagaatCATCAGAAGTACAACTGAATATTAACTTTCTCCGTTTATCTGGTACTGATTGAAGAAAGGTATACACGGTGCTGAAGTAGTGGTTGACTTGTGATTAATAACATTTCATTTTTCCTGGTGTGTAGGTTTCAACTAATTAGAGTGCAAGCCAGAGGTGTTGCAGAAAATTGTAAGTGGCTAGAAATGTTTGAAGATGTCCGAGTTGTCATTTTCTGTGTCGCTTTGAGTGACTATGACCAGTTTGGTACTGATGGTGATGGAGCTTTAGTGAACAAGATGATGTTGAGCAGGAAGTTATTTGAAAGCATTGTTACCCACCCAACATTTGATCAGATGGATTTTCTTCTCATACTCAACAAATGTGATTTATTTGAGGAAAAGATAGAACATAGCCCTTTGACTCAATGTGAATGGTTTGATGATTTCCATCCGTTGATTAGTAGTCATCATCGCTCAAACAACAGCTCGAGCAACATTAACTATAATCCTTCCCTTGGTCAGCTGGCTTCCCACTATGTTGCAGTTAAGTTCAAGAGGCTCTTCTCATCTCTCACAGACCGAAAGTTATACGTTTCATTAGTCAATGCGATGGAACCAGAAAGTGTTGACGAATCCCTTAAATATGCAAGGGAGATTCTGAAGTGGGATGAAGAGAGAGCCAACTTCAGCTTGAGCGAGAATACAATGTATAGTACTGAGGCAAGTTCATTTTCTCAGTGAAGTCAGTCAATAGCAGCAGAGATGGTTTGTAAATGTCaacatttcaaattattatcaaTGGCCGGATATTGTACATAAGAAGGGCTTGTAAATGAAAAGAGAAGTTTAGGCAGGAGCTGATTCATGTGAGAACTTGTCATTTGAGAACGCGTAGTGGGGTTCTCGTGTGATTGCAGCCTCAGGGTCTCGCTATGGTGTTTGTACTAGTGAATTATGAATTTTACATAGATCTTTAATACTGTGCCACGTAAAGACTTCGATCTATTTCAAATGTAACATATGATATGAAGAAGCAATATGATTTTTGAAGATATGATGCGTCGTCTGGTCAAATGCTTGGATTAAAGATCATGTGCGATTATGCGAAGGTTTTTAAAGCTaaaatatgtatgtgtgtattttGGAATATAGTGCATGCTCTTTTCTGTTTTGTAAATACCGTCTTCTTTTGGTTTGCGGATGAAAGGTGTCTCTTTAGTAAAgtttggagagagagagagaaatctGATAAAactgttgattataatttttgaccaactacaTTTTTTCTTCTCATACCTTTTTTCCCctgaattaatatacttttctagcatttttttaaaaaaaatatatacttttctagcagaagttttttataatttcatgaaaataaacTGAGATGATGAGAATACTATAAATTTAGCATGAAACAATAATAAGAGCATCAATTAATTGTCTCCAGCAGTTCAGATAAATGGACTTGGTCGTACGATCCTtacatctatgatctatcaCACAGTGCACACCGCTGAAAATACTAGAAAAAATCAAAGTTCAAGTACTTCATGTTCCAAGAGCCGAGGGCTCAATCAACAATTGCCACAAAGGTGTTGAGCCTAGAACTACAGTGTTACCAGTTTTCGTTTTTGACTGTTGCTCGATATAtgatgacttcaaacaatttttGGGAAGAGTTCACCAGCTCGAAAACACAAACATCACCTGTTGCCAGTGAAGTGTCTCGTGCAAACTTGCACCACCCTTTGCCAATTTTATACCCTATCGACGTCCAACGACACTCAGCCTGCCAAGTTCTTTCTGCAATCTGAAGAGTCAGCTGTTCATTATCCTTCCAGTTTTCATAAGCCTCTTTAAAGGCCGTCGTTACATGCTGccaaaacaatataaaatcatGAAAGCCAATTCTTTGCAAAACTTCCCAGACTATCCCTATTAATAGTTCAGATGTTAAAGATAGAAACAGATGTTTATTGTTACCATGCCGTGTTGTGTTCCATCTACATGTGATGGATACACTCTACGGAAGAAAAAAGGTTTGTTAGATTTGAAAGCTTTAGCTAAGGCAAGTGCTCTGGCTTTCCCTTCTTCAATTGCTGACTCACTAGCTCCCTTAGCTGGAATAAAAGCCAAGATAAAATCAAGGACAAATTTGAAAGTAAGGAGAAGATTACTAGGCATGTGAGCAGAAGAAATGAAGAGGTGTTGTAGCTCGCTTGCCTGTGATAACATGCGGTATGGGATCATCAAGGTCAGCCTCTACTTTTACCGGCTTTATCCTCTTATGTCGAATGCCATTACCTTGACTTGGGATGACAGTATCTGGCTTCACAATACCTGCAGTTCCGGCCTCGTTAGTATCCGaggtttttgaaaaaaaataatgataaatttgtaaattttgaaaaatttcaaaaagaaGAGTCCCTTCCTGTGCCTCCTCTTCTTTTGAGATTACAAGTGCTGTGAGAATTACCAGTGCCTTTGATTTTCCTTCCTTCCTTCGATGTAATCAAAGCTTGTTCTTTTCTCTTTCGGAAACCCCCACTACGGTTAGCTTGCTCATTGTGGGAGGCACTCATGGGATATTCTATCTCAGTGCAACTGTTGTCCAATATAGTTACATGAAACTGAGAGTTCCCTTCATATTTAAACAGTATAACATGACCGATACTTATGGAGTAATATGCTGCAAACTCAGGCCAACCATTCCGAAGAACAGCCTCGCCAGTAGTTCTTTCTAGATCCACGACCCAAACTGAACTTTCTGGGGCCTTGAGGAAAACCTTGTCTGCGAGATCATATCCTTGTGCAATAAACCTTCTGGGAATCGTCTGAAAACAAGTTCATTTTTTAGGCAACTGCTCGAGCACGTATACCAATCTAAACATCTATAGCCTACAAAGAACAAGGAATATAACTACAAAAAACTTACGAGCGTGCTATGAGGAGTAATATGAGAGATTATGATCTTGAAAAAGCAGCGGGGCTTCACTGCAGAGCTTGACCGGAGTGGATCCATCGGGGCTCCTCGCACAATTCTTctgtttttcattgtttttgcTGATGCAGACTCTTCCTCTTCTGCATGAAACTATGGAAGATATGTATCGTACGTCTTAGAGATTGGCCAGTATATATAGCAAGACATTGTAACAAGCATGCTAACTAAGGCTGTAGTTGCGCGTATCTCAAAAATCTCTAGGTACTTGAGTACTCTGTATTAATCATAGACCTATTTCTCGGgagtatatattatgttttgttttaatCCTATTTTAACATTTGGTTTGAGAAATATAAACATCTTAATTACTCAAATTTATCAAGTGCAGAGCAATATATAGCCGGAAATTATTGCAACGAGTCCTCTAGGCTCCTGCGGTGAACCAAAAGATGGATCCTGCAGACATGTACCCTGCATGCGTGAGTTGAACTGCGAATTGGGCACGGCTCACACACCGAATCACAATATATAGGAGTATATGATTTTCGATAATAAAAGAAGCAAAATTTAAGGGAAGCCAAAATATAATCCAACTAAAACTGTCCACATTTTGCAGCTCCATCTAATCCAAAACAATATTAAGTTCAGATACAAGTTTAGAAGACTATGATCTGATAACTTAGGGGCTTATATCATTGATCAGGACATGCAAATCTTGGAATACCACTACTCAAAAATGTTATAACACTGATCAGATGCCTAATGTAACTAGTTTAGTtaatatcttcttcttcttcttcttttactGCTCTGTGTATCACAACGTCGATCAATTTCTTTGAAGGGCTGACCAGCTCGAAAACACATACGTCCCCTACTGCCAGTGCATTGTCCTCTGCAAATTGCTGCCAACCACAACCCAGTTTTAATCTGTTTGAGCGAACGACCCTGCACTTAACCACCCAACTTCTCCTTGCAATTCGTAAGATAAGCACATCAACGCCCTTCCTGATATAGCTTTTCAGACAGGACTTCCTTAAATACTAACAGAACAAAATATACAAAACCAAATGTCTGTAAGACAAGTTTGTAAAActcagaaaaatattaacatcaATGTTAAATTTTGGTAACATGCACCGATACAGAGCTGAGACCAGATCAATTAAAAATCTCAAGGATTTTTGTTGCTTACCAAGCCGTATGTTTTACCAACGTATGACGGTTGCATGACAACCTTGAAAGATGGGTGGATAGATTTAAGTGCTTTAGCGCGTGCATGGGCTCTGTCTTTCTCTTCTGCCGGACTACTCACTCCTCCAGCTGCATGCAACGAAACATGTAGATATTAGTAATAAAAATTCAGAACAGAGGACCATAAGGGCAGCTGAGAAAACATGTTTTAAAGATTTCTACGGCTAGTGAACTTGCCTTTGACAATATGCTGCCGCATTGGAATATCATGTGGAGTGCCATTTGCATGACTCGGTTTTTCAATACCTCCGTGTTCATTCTCATCACTGATCGAGGTTTCAGATAAAGCTTCTGCaattttttctttcagtaaCCTCCCCTTCAAACTCTCACCAAGATAACAGGCTGCATCACAACCAGAGTGAACTTGTTTCTTCTTAAATACCTGAAGTTGATCACTTCCACTCCTTTCTTCAAATTGTACAGGATAGTCTATCTCAGTAGTACTTGTATCAAAAATCACAACCTTGAAATTGCAATTCCCCTGATACTCAAAAAAGATAAAATGTCCAAAACATAGAGAGTAGAATTTCGCGAATTGAGGCCAACCATTTCGCAGCCAAACCTTCCCTTCCTCCCTTTGCACATCCACTGACCAAGGTGGTGCACCTGGAGCCTTCAGTAGAACACCTCCCTGCAGCTCCCCTCCATACTTTCTTACAAACTTTTCGGGTATCGTCTTTCATCCAAAAATACACACGTGTTAGACACAGAAATGCACTATAAAATTATAGAGATTGCATAATGAATAATGTAGTGGATCGAATGTTGCATGTAAGGTACTTACAAGCTTACTCTTGGAACTGATTTCACAGaggataattttgaaaaaacagcGAGCCTTTGCATGATGATGAGATGTAAAAGAGGCCTCCATGGTGTGTTTGAGATCCTTGTTTTAGATATTTAAGCTAAAGACTAACTTAAGACATGACATGGAGATGAAACCATTTGGGATTATGTGCACTTTTGCGATACGATGCGTGTGCGTATGCATTTGTACACAATGCAATCATCtctagaaaatattttttcctttttgctaaaatgtaattatatctttcactatatatatagcatgcaattttttttaacaattataTTCGATATTAATTTACAACATGAATATTTGATTGCATAGACGAGTGAACAATCTTTATTTTCGATTTTACGAATTTGATGGAGTGGACATGACAGATTGGTTGATCACCTTCCGAGATTAGTAGAGGCATGTACAAGCTGAAATAGAtaatctcatctatcagtataATAAAATTAACTATATGTAAGGAATGATGattattgaaaatattaaataattttttagatgGAAGGGGGGATGATTATTTCGTACTTATATACCATGAGCATATTTTCGATCAAATTAGCtcgaatatattataaatgtaaTAGTTTTCGAGGTATACGAACTATAGTTTAATACTAAACTACTTTGTTATGTCATCTTTAAAATTGTTACAAATTTGATCTAGTATAAAAGGCTTGCAAAACTTGCTCAACCACTCGTTCTCTCAATTTGATtgttattatgaaattatactgaCAAGAATTTACACAGAGATTGCAATTTGATCTTAAGTACCATTACAAAGCACACTCATTCAAGAGCATTAAAACATTAGAAAAACTTGAGCTTCAGCTTGAGCTGAGTTGACAGTAGAGATTTAACATGAAACTGAGCCTGAACCCGAGGTTGAGTTTGTGGAGTCAGTGATTTCTCCGAAGCAGTTGCAGCAGACAAGAAATCCACAGCCACCACAttcgaaaaagaaaaggaaattgTAACCCTCCTCACAAATTCCGCAAATGTAAAGGGGAGATTTGTCTCTTGCAGTCCTTTTCAGAACCAATGCAAGTGCGTGTGGTTGTTCTTGAATTATCCGGTTTATGATCCCTCCAAACTTGAAGCTCTCGTACCAACGTAAGCAATAATGGTGAAATGAATGATCACATTCGTCACAATGATAGAGCAACCGCTGATTGTTAACTTGTTCTTCACATATTTCACAGTAGAAAACTCCCTCGTAGAAGAATGGAGGCTCTCTCAAGGTCACCGCGTGAAGATCATACCTGTGATTCATCCTACTTGGATAAATTACACAATCTATATGAATCTGGAAGCTGCTGCAAGTCTCGCATGCATATTCCACACCATTAGTAATCTTTAAGTTACTGACACTACAAATGGAATTGGAGAATGGACGCTGAACAAGGGAGTGGCGTTTATGAGATCTATGTTTTATCCTTTTAGGCAAAAATGCACAGCGGATATCAATTTTGATATCACAGTCCTCACATTTGTAGTAGAATCCATTTGTGCAGTAACCGCAAACTTCACAGTCCACATAACCGTAAAACTGATCACTCATATAAAGCACGAGTGAGTGTGAGGGGTGGAATGAGGATGCTCCTCTAGGCAACTCAGGTGGCAGCTTAGTGGCACAGAAGGAGTGGAGAAAAAAACCACACTGGACACAAGCATAATATGACGGATGAGTATCAGTTATGGGCTGAATGCAGCCGTTGCATATCATCACTCTCCTATCATCATCGTTgtcatcattatcatcattacTGGTAGCGAATTGAAGTTGTTCTAATTGATGGTTCTCGTGACTCCAGTGCCCTTCAATTATGTGTGGATTATCAGGTATAGGGGTACTGCTTTCCCCTTCACCCTGAAGATCAACTTGGAATTTGCCACACTGGGTGATAATAAGATCGAATAGTGACTCCTCGTGAGGCAGAGGAAATTGTAGCAGAACAGTTTCATCATCAATGTCAGCCGCTTCAGTGTCAGTTCTGAAAACAACATATTGAGATTAGTTAGGTGATGGTTATAGCCAAGACATAAGTTCCAGTAAAATTAGAAAACAGATGGTCTAGATAGCAGACTAAACAGCTTTAATTAAGGGTACTCACACAATAGGTACTGTATCCGAGGACATAGCACACCTCATGTGCACAAAGTAAGTGCATTTGTGACAATAGTACATCCAGTTGATATTGTAAACTACTTCGTGGCAGATGTTGCACTCTCGTTCAAATTGGCGGTGCATCTGAGGAATGGAGTAGATGAGAAAGAGGGGATGATGGTGATAAGCTTGAGTTGGAATAATGTAGGGCGATAAAGCACATGTCTTGTGGATCCAGAATTCACAGGTGGTGCAAACGTAGGAAGAGTCTTTATCTTCCTCTCCACAAGCATCACACTTAAACAAGGCTTCCCTATTCATCAATGTTAATTTGTGCTGCTGGTGACCTTCATGACAAAGCACCCTTTGCTCCAGACCGCAAAACACACAAACATCAACTGTACATTCCTCACATGCATAAGCAAACTTCACAAGACGAGAACAGACATCACATATGTATTCATCAGGACGTGCTAGGAGAGTAAGCGGGTGTTGGTTGTGCTTATGATGATCAATAATTGTGGGTAATTCTGCACAGCTTTTGTGCAAGTAGAAACTTTGACAATCACTATGATCAGAACTAGTGCAAATATATGTGGGAGAGGCTAAAACTGGTTTGTTGCAAACACAACAGATATCATTCTCTCTGAAATCATCGTCCTCTCTCAGTATCAGCAGATGCTTGGGATGGCTAAAGTGCTCCATTGTTGAATAACTCAGTTTGAATGTTGAGACAATAAAGATCTAGATCACTAATTTGTATCAAGGTCTAAAGTCATTACGAGAAAATAAAGCAACAGCTTCATACACGTCTCGAATAAAAAGAAAAGGCAATGTGCTTCCTTCTTTTTCCACTTTTCTCCCATCTAATTTaagcatataattttagtatgtttaacaaataaattgttTAGGCAAAAGTATTGAATCTTAATCATCACCACTCTTCGAGATGAGAATGGGCGTCTTGCTGGGCAAGGTTAACGTATCACAAGCTTGCTCTCTGAAGTAATCTCAGACATAAGCAATTCTGAAAAAACTGGACATATTTGCAGGATGAAAGATAAGTACTGGCTAAATATTGTAATTCAGCATCTAAAAGATTAATATTGGCAAACCTATCAACATGAATTACAAAACTTAAGTTCTGTTTGCCACAactaataataacaatatttaGAAGCAAAGCAGAGCAAGAAAGCAACAAGGATCTCAATTATCATAATTTATAGCGATATAATTGAAGTTCTCCGAGAAATTTAGATCAGGCAGCCTCACATTTTGCTTGAAATATGATGACCTTAAACAATTTTGTAGAGGGGTTGATCAGCTCAAACACGCAAACATCATCTACCTTAAGTGAATTGTCTGTTCTAAACGTTTTCCAGCCAGCGGTTAGAGTACAACGATCCCCAGCACTGAATGTATATCCAACCAGCCAGCTTCTTCTTCCAATTTGAAAGATGACTTGCCCCTTCCCCTTGTTCTTCCACTTTCTGAAAGTCTCTAGGAAGCTTTTCCTTACCTCCTGCACAACCAAAAGTACTTATCAAGATTCTATAAAATTTTTGATCAGGAAATGTTTAAGTATTGCCTATTGATTACTTACCACGCTAACTCCACTTACATATGTTGGTCTCATATGAATAATAAAGAAGGGCTTCTCAGATTTAAAAGAAGCAGCCAAGTTAACTGCTCTCTCTATCTCTTCTTTAGCCGAACCTCGATCTCCATTTGCTGCAAAATGCCAGACAATGGTGTTTAGTTATTAATTCATGTTCGActaaatgattaaatatttcattattcaattaatcatctTATTAATCTCGGATCAGTCCCATTAATCTCTGATTAGTCTTTATTCCGTGTCTCCACCGATCAAGTCCGATTTCCGTTTTTTACGACACTGGTATATACAGGAAATTAGCAAATATGTATAAGAGAAATGACCTTTTTCTTGCTTCAATTTGAATCCATTATGGAAGGTTTCCTCAGTACTTGCCCTGGTCTTCTTACAAGCCCTGACTAGTTCACATCTCCTTGAACTATCTCTCTTTCTCACCCGGGGTACTGATTCTCCATCATCAAGATTCGGATCACATGTTAAAGAATAGTCTATCTCAGTTGCACTCGTGTCGAACACACGCACTCGAATATTAAAATGCTCCAAGTACTCAAAAACCAACAGAGAACCAAAAGAAAGCGAGTAAAATTTGGCGAATTCAGGCCAGCCATTTTGCAACCAGACCTCGCCTTGTGTTCTCACCACATCCACTGGCCAAGCTGCACTGCCGGGTGCCTTCAAGTGCACGCGTCCTCGTAGCTCCTCTTCGTGATTTTTCACAAATTCTTTCGGAATCATCTTGCATCCACAATTTACGTTTATTACACATGCACGAAGACATTAGTTATTCATATTGTGTCCATAGGATTATTTCATAAATGACGAATTTTGAAGGGGATGCGAGATGCTTACGAGCTTGCTTTGGGGACTAATTTCGGAGACGATGATTTTGAAAAACCTTTGCGCCTTTGCAGGATGAATGGATCCTGAAGCGAGCTTCATGTTAATATTACTTGATTCGAACTGTGAATACAGAAGATTCTCGTCTCAGTTCTGCATATTTTGGTTTCTTGACATTTATGCACTTCAACCACTTCTCGTATGAAGATTACTGTTAGTTGATCAGAAGTTATTGCAAAACGAGAAACATGGTAAATTTGTGATCGTTTCGGAATGCCACAATATTAGTCAACATGTTTGACTGCTTTATATTTGGCCAacatttatatatgaaatttcggataaatttatatattaaatcaatGGGGACCGTttggaaaaaattatattccctCCATCCCTTTTTATATGTCCATTTTGATTTCGAGTAGTTAAATTGACCATTTTTTGACTAagtattacaaattatctatctattatttttaaaatctaaaagttgcatattaagataaactaaaaatactttttaatgatataatttttattaatttcctCAATTATTTGATACATATAAATTCTAgtcaaaacataataagtttgaCCAGTCAAAAGTCAAAGcagacatgtaaaaagggacggatgaaatatattataagtatcGAATTTGTTACAAAATAATACGATATCGAGAGTAGTTTGAAATGATTCGATTGGGGATTAATGCATGTAGAAGATCCGTTGTTCTTATATaagttataataaataaaaatatgtcattCTGAATCCATTTAGGGGCGTTTAGGttattttaaaagaagtgactttttgcttatattaaagaaactagttgagaagccgcgcgttgcggcggcctataaaaattatattaatgattaaatattaatatttgtagaaaaaataattttgtggctgtctataaaaagtatattaatatttcaaaattaatatttgtaggataatataaattttatattataaaaatcttaccaatactaatatataaaattacaaaattgaactataattcatggtgaaaaaatgaaaataaatttatacaggtaattaacaatttaaagcatgatgaatcttaattttatttgtgt
This genomic window from Daucus carota subsp. sativus chromosome 7, DH1 v3.0, whole genome shotgun sequence contains:
- the LOC108194963 gene encoding B3 domain-containing transcription factor VRN1, with product MEASFTSHHHAKARCFFKIILCEISSKSKLTIPEKFVRKYGGELQGGVLLKAPGAPPWSVDVQREEGKGNCNFKVVIFDTSTTEIDYPVQFEERSGSDQLQVFKKKQVHSGCDAACYLGESLKGRLLKEKIAEALSETSISDENEHGGIEKPSHANGTPHDIPMRQHIVKAGGVSSPAEEKDRAHARAKALKSIHPSFKVVMQPSYVGKTYGLFHAEEEESASAKTMKNRRIVRGAPMDPLRSSSAVKPRCFFKIIISHITPHSTLTIPRRFIAQGYDLADKVFLKAPESSVWVVDLERTTGEAVLRNGWPEFAAYYSISIGHVILFKYEGNSQFHVTILDNSCTEIEYPMSASHNEQANRSGGFRKRKEQALITSKEGRKIKGTGIVKPDTVIPSQGNGIRHKRIKPVKVEADLDDPIPHVITAKGASESAIEEGKARALALAKAFKSNKPFFFRRVYPSHVDGTQHGMHVTTAFKEAYENWKDNEQLTLQIAERTWQAECRWTSIGYKIGKGWCKFARDTSLATGDVCVFELVNSSQKLFEVIIYRATVKNENW
- the LOC108194965 gene encoding uncharacterized protein LOC108194965 isoform X1, encoding MEHFSHPKHLLILREDDDFRENDICCVCNKPVLASPTYICTSSDHSDCQSFYLHKSCAELPTIIDHHKHNQHPLTLLARPDEYICDVCSRLVKFAYACEECTVDVCVFCGLEQRVLCHEGHQQHKLTLMNREALFKCDACGEEDKDSSYVCTTCEFWIHKTCALSPYIIPTQAYHHHPLFLIYSIPQMHRQFERECNICHEVVYNINWMYYCHKCTYFVHMRCAMSSDTVPIVTDTEAADIDDETVLLQFPLPHEESLFDLIITQCGKFQVDLQGEGESSTPIPDNPHIIEGHWSHENHQLEQLQFATSNDDNDDNDDDRRVMICNGCIQPITDTHPSYYACVQCGFFLHSFCATKLPPELPRGASSFHPSHSLVLYMSDQFYGYVDCEVCGYCTNGFYYKCEDCDIKIDIRCAFLPKRIKHRSHKRHSLVQRPFSNSICSVSNLKITNGVEYACETCSSFQIHIDCVIYPSRMNHRYDLHAVTLREPPFFYEGVFYCEICEEQVNNQRLLYHCDECDHSFHHYCLRWYESFKFGGIINRIIQEQPHALALVLKRTARDKSPLYICGICEEGYNFLFFFECGGCGFLVCCNCFGEITDSTNSTSGSGSVSC
- the LOC108194965 gene encoding B3 domain-containing transcription factor VRN1-like isoform X2, translated to MIPKEFVKNHEEELRGRVHLKAPGSAAWPVDVVRTQGEVWLQNGWPEFAKFYSLSFGSLLVFEYLEHFNIRVRVFDTSATEIDYSLTCDPNLDDGESVPRVRKRDSSRRCELVRACKKTRASTEETFHNGFKLKQEKANGDRGSAKEEIERAVNLAASFKSEKPFFIIHMRPTYVSGVSVEVRKSFLETFRKWKNKGKGQVIFQIGRRSWLVGYTFSAGDRCTLTAGWKTFRTDNSLKVDDVCVFELINPSTKLFKVIIFQAKCEAA
- the LOC108194965 gene encoding B3 domain-containing transcription factor VRN1-like isoform X3, whose product is MIPKEFVKNHEEELRGRVHLKAPGSAAWPVDVVRTQGEVWLQNGWPEFAKFYSLSFGSLLVFEYLEHFNIRVRVFDTSATEIDYSLTCDPNLDDGESVPRVRKRDSSRRCELVRACKKTRASTEETFHNGFKLKQEKANGDRGSAKEEIERAVNLAASFKSEKPFFIIHMRPTYEVRKSFLETFRKWKNKGKGQVIFQIGRRSWLVGYTFSAGDRCTLTAGWKTFRTDNSLKVDDVCVFELINPSTKLFKVIIFQAKCEAA